The following are encoded together in the Blastocatellia bacterium genome:
- the cdd gene encoding cytidine deaminase, translating into MEKALLIDLAKIAGEARNFAIAPFSNFQVGAALLTTDGSVFTGCNIENATFGLTVCAERVALFKALSEGKREFSKITIVTEASKLSLPCGACRQLLWEFCGDIEVEIINLQGGTVLKRVKELLPLPFDKSNFSHR; encoded by the coding sequence ATGGAAAAAGCACTATTAATAGATTTAGCGAAAATAGCAGGTGAAGCACGCAATTTTGCAATTGCTCCTTTTTCTAACTTCCAAGTGGGTGCAGCACTACTAACTACAGATGGCAGCGTATTTACTGGTTGTAATATCGAAAACGCAACATTTGGCTTAACCGTTTGTGCTGAAAGAGTTGCTCTTTTTAAGGCACTTTCTGAAGGCAAACGCGAGTTTAGCAAAATTACCATTGTAACAGAGGCTAGTAAACTTTCCTTGCCTTGTGGAGCTTGCAGACAGCTATTGTGGGAATTTTGTGGAGATATTGAAGTAGAAATAATTAATCTACAGGGTGGGACGGTCTTAAAACGGGTAAAAGAGCTTTTACCTTTACCATTTGACAAAAGCAATTTCTCGCACCGGTAG
- a CDS encoding HNH endonuclease, translating to MANIRVLVLNASFEPINVCNVRRAIVLVLKGVARAEEYSPKFFHSSSQRFPVPSVIRLIEYIHIPFETKSLSRKNILLRDHNVCQYCNVSYPPQELTLDHVIPKARGGDSSWDNLVACCRRCNNRKGSHTPEEAGMRLLKRPQPFSLSVSRQIMRYIGRTDESWRKYLFY from the coding sequence ATGGCGAATATTAGAGTACTAGTTCTAAATGCTTCATTTGAACCAATTAATGTTTGTAATGTAAGACGTGCTATAGTGTTGGTACTAAAAGGAGTAGCTAGGGCAGAAGAATATAGCCCAAAGTTTTTTCATTCTAGTAGTCAACGGTTTCCTGTTCCTTCTGTGATTCGATTAATTGAATATATTCATATTCCTTTTGAAACTAAAAGTTTATCTCGTAAAAATATTCTTTTAAGAGATCATAATGTGTGTCAGTATTGTAATGTAAGCTATCCACCGCAAGAGTTAACCTTAGATCATGTGATACCAAAGGCACGAGGAGGGGATTCTAGCTGGGATAATTTAGTTGCATGCTGTCGTCGTTGCAATAATCGTAAAGGTAGCCATACACCAGAAGAAGCAGGAATGCGACTCTTAAAACGTCCTCAACCCTTTAGCCTTAGTGTAAGTCGTCAAATTATGCGTTATATAGGGCGTACAGACGAAAGTTGGCGAAAATATTTATTTTACTAA
- a CDS encoding FHA domain-containing protein, with amino-acid sequence MVDFSNKYLTTIEDFLTESIKHSSVISFDDLDVKEIVFQISEEVRLKQFRWADNTVCVPNVVRILLLESKADKVEELEMLFNAPAFTKTLTDYLQSNNFHLILPIRTEVELVSKGSSRLMYSAGRCLLTLDWPLPEEAENVDVVIDDVKKKVLQVQERKPQISLIGRLTALNADVYQNNYFITKEITYIGRLRIVRDSETGKFLRRNDFVFAQLEDPEATGNSVSRQHAKIEFCDNAFVLIDQGGANPTIIERKILGAPNVITVTGTKGINLADGDTIILGSAKVRFNFVESIDKNTFVLQQNQDLLAKKLERGLPKQTFKISALYLPEEIKQLNEE; translated from the coding sequence AATTGAAGACTTTTTAACAGAATCCATAAAACACAGTTCTGTGATCTCTTTTGATGACTTGGATGTAAAAGAAATAGTCTTCCAAATTAGTGAAGAAGTTCGTCTTAAGCAATTTCGTTGGGCTGACAATACGGTTTGTGTGCCTAATGTTGTTAGAATCCTCTTACTAGAAAGCAAGGCTGACAAAGTAGAAGAACTAGAAATGCTTTTTAATGCCCCTGCTTTTACTAAAACACTTACAGATTATCTACAAAGCAATAATTTTCATTTAATTCTACCTATTCGTACCGAAGTAGAACTTGTTAGCAAAGGTAGTAGCCGCTTAATGTATAGTGCTGGTCGTTGTTTGTTAACGCTGGATTGGCCCTTGCCAGAAGAAGCAGAAAATGTTGATGTTGTAATTGATGATGTTAAAAAGAAAGTTCTACAAGTTCAGGAACGTAAACCCCAAATATCATTAATTGGCCGTTTAACAGCACTTAATGCTGATGTTTATCAAAATAATTATTTTATCACTAAAGAAATTACCTATATTGGCCGCCTTCGCATAGTTCGAGATAGTGAAACAGGAAAATTCCTGCGTCGTAATGACTTTGTTTTCGCTCAATTAGAAGATCCTGAAGCAACAGGAAATAGCGTTTCCCGCCAACATGCAAAAATAGAATTTTGTGATAATGCCTTTGTTTTGATTGATCAAGGTGGGGCTAACCCAACTATTATAGAAAGAAAAATACTAGGCGCACCTAATGTAATAACAGTTACTGGCACCAAAGGAATTAATTTAGCTGATGGTGATACAATTATTTTAGGATCTGCAAAAGTTAGATTTAATTTTGTAGAAAGTATTGATAAAAATACATTTGTTTTACAACAAAACCAAGACTTGCTAGCCAAAAAGCTAGAACGTGGCTTGCCAAAACAAACATTTAAGATTTCAGCACTTTATTTACCAGAAGAGATCAAACAGTTAAATGAAGAGTAG